GCAGGAGATGTGGGGTTCAGAGTTGGGCTCGTGGCCCCAGGGCTGAGGCTGGCTCAGGGAGTGAGGCCTGTGAGgcggcagcgggcagggcagtgAGCCCCCCTGGCCCTGTGTGAGGTGGGGCTGGTTGCTGGGTGACGGGCCACCCACCTGCTGCCTGCCCTGTGCCCGCGGGGCTGCCCACTGCAAGCAGGCCCTGCTCCTGCCGCCATGGCGCGCGTGCTCTTCATGGATACCGTGCGGCAGAACTTCTGGAAGGAAGAATACCAGAAGGAGAAGGCCTCGCGCTGTGACTGGTACCGCAAGTACGGGCCGATGGTGAAGGCCAGGCAGAAGGCCCGGGCCGCGGCCCGCCTGCCCCTGCGGCTGCCCGTCCTACCCCCCCAAaagcccccatccccctcccctgctcccaaaGCTGCGCCCGAGAAGGTGCCCAGTGCGGTGCAGGCGGCTCCTCCTCTGCAGTCGGAGATGCGGCCCGTGCCGCCGGCCGTCAGGGCCCTGCTGTACGAAGGCATCTCCCACGACAACCAGGGCCGCCGCCTCTACCTCAGCACCCGGAGCCAGGAGCTGCCGGAGAGGCGCTACCACTTACCCATCACCACCAGCTTCACGTACGGCTGGCAGCTGGGTGAGCCCCAACCCTCCGGGGAGGTGCCCTCCCTGATTCTCAGGGGGTACTattcttggggtgggggcggggtgcgtTCTAAAGAGCAAGGAAAGGCCCAACAGGGACAAGGTTCGTTCCTGGTGGGGCTAAGTAGGGatttccacaccccccccccccgtcgccGAGAGGTGGGGTGCAGGGTTCTGGCACTGCTTTGGATGGGATTGTCCACACGTCCTCCCCAGCTGGGAATTTTCATTCAAAAGCTAAATGACAGGGAGATTTTTGTCTTCACCGCGAAGGGaagctgctggggtgggggtagggggccccatgtgggaacccagggtttgattccctagCATGACAGGCCCCCCCCCTAAGTGGTCCTGGGAATGAGATGctgcaaaataaaataaccttgTGGCCAGGACTGTGACTCAGTGGGGCCTGTGCCTCGCCTAGTTCACCCCACACGCAGGATCACTGAGTATAGCCCTTGCGGCCGCTGAgcctattgggtgtgaccccttcaGTAATAACCCAggcagggactgaactcagtggcaggcacatacatgcacatgctttgcctgggtttttggtttttttgttttgtttctgggccacactcaagagatgctcaggggttactcctggctctgtacccagaacttactcctggcagtgctccagggaccataagggatgtgagggattgaactcaggttggccacctgcaaagcaaatgccccacccgctggactatcgcttcgGCCAAGGCCATGGTTTTGGCTCCTGACACTACACATCGAAATAACCACTCTGAACCAAAGCCAGATGGTGAGAGTTGAGGTGCAATTCAAAGTTCTGAGGCTCGGGCACtccaggtgctgggggctgaTGGGAAGGAGGCCTGAGCagcggtggggggaggtggggggctctgCTCTTCCTCTGCAGGACTGTCTGTGGGTGGTTTGAGGGTAGGCAGGGAGCAGAATGTGGGGGGCCTTAGGGGCTTTCACAGGAGCAAGGCTGTGCGGATCACATGGATCATGTGTCTCTGCTGGCTGGGGTATGCAGCAGCAGAAGCAGGTGGCTGGGGTAAACAGGGTTTTACCTGAAAAGCATCCCCACACGTTCCCTTGTGGGTGGACTGTGTAAAGGCACTTTGCCACATGCAGGCAGCAGTCCCTGAGATGGTAGGTGAGAGGTCGGTGGGCGTGTCTGTGGCTGGGTGTTGACAACGGTCCCCCCTCGGGCCACcagctcaggacctcacacacccACTCTTCAGAAGCACTTTTATTTCTTCCCCAGTAACACAGTGGGCCAGACCAGGTGGGTTCCTGGGGCCAGGGTGTCCTGCCGGACGCCCCATCTCAGGAACCCATTTCCTGCCCCTGCGTCTTTCCCTAGGCCCGGTAGAGAAGCGTGAGAAGATCTCCTGCAAGATGTGCCGCCTCGAGTCGTTCTTCCGCAAGAACGGGGCGTTTGCCTTTCTCGATCCCCAAGACCTGGCCCTCTGACGGGCTGGCGGGAAGGAATAACACTGTGCTGGGgagaagctgtgtgtgtgtgatgacctcatctttgtgtgtgtgtgagtaatgACCTCTTCAGGTGTTTCTTTGGAGAGCCCCCATCTCTTTCTGAGGATCCAGCagttccgtgtgtgtgtgtgtgtgtgtgtgtctgtgtctgtgtgtctgtgtgtgatgacctcatcttcgtgtgtgtgtgtgagtaatgACCTCTTCAGGTGTTTCTTTGGAGAGCCCCCATCTCTTTCTGAGGATCCAGCAGTTCAGGCTCCGAGGTGCTGGAGGGGCAGAGTAGCTGCTGGAAGTTCTGAGTGTTCCTGTGGAGTGAGCAGCCGGTCATCCCAGAAGCCAGGGAAAGAggatccccaacacacacacacacacacacacacacacacacacacacacacacacacacacacacacacacacacacacacacacacacacacacacacacacacacacacacacacacacacacacgcacaaacacaaacacaaacaagccTCACCTGGCTCCCTGCGTCCACAGCCGCCTGGTCCTCTCCAAGTGCACCTGTTGGAGCTGTTCCCGCAGTGCTCGCCGCTGCCCGGCGGCGTCCTCCTGGGGGGCACACCGAGGAGAGGGAGATCTGCTGCTGAGCGGACCCGGCGCGCGCCCCGCGGCTGCGGAGcgtccagcagggggcagcatcGAGCAGGGCGTGGGTGGCGCGCCCTTCCCAGGCGTGATCCggggacacccccgcccccaggggtgagaatggcctgtgtgtgtgtgtgatgctgtggGTGGGTGTGAGATGGCGTGTGGGTCGGTGTGTGattgtgagtgtgcgtgtgtgattgtatgattgtgtgtgtgtatgtgtgatggcctgtgtgtgtgtgatggtgtgtgtgcgcgcgcgcacctGTAGCGGGAGCTGCGCCTGCTGAAGCGGAGGCCCCAGGGGGTGCACCCTGCAGCGGCGGTTCCTGGCGATGCGCAGTCCTTCCAGGACCTGGTGCGGGGGTTGCCGTGAGCCGCTGCCCGCCGGGCCTCCccggcccgccctgccccgcccgctgcccgcccGCGCCGTCACGCACCCGCAGCCGCTGCTGCTCGCGCTCGCGCCCTCGCCGGCGCCGGGCCGCGCGGTGCAGCTCCAGCAGCCGCTGCAGGGCCGACTCCTGCTGCGCGGCGCTCACGCCCGGGGCCCGGGTCCACGCGGCTCGCGGGGCTCgggggggctcgggggcgccGGCCTCGCCGCCCTCCTCCCGCGCCGGGCTTCCTGCCGACTCCGGGCCCTCCCGCAGCTCCGAGTCCCCTGCTCTGCGGGCCGCCCGCGTCGCGGCGCCTGGACACCGGGCGGAatgggggcccccagccccctcctgcgcAGGGCCCGGTTCTTGGCCCGGCAGCAGCGGCGGGGTGGTCCTTCCCCGGGGGCCAGGGCTCTCCCTTCCCCCCGGCTGCGGCGTCCGCTCCCCCGGGGAGCTGCCCGAGTGCCCCCGAGTGTCCAGGCTGTCGCCTTCCTCCTGGGCCCGTGAGGCTCGGCCCCCCGAAGACAGACTCTCCTCCTGTCCCTGCGGGGTCGGCTCCGGGAGGGCCCCTGTCCTCGGGCTCTCACCCCGGGGGTCCTCCCCGCTCTGACCTCCGGACACCTCTCCCCTCGGCCTCTCGGGGGTCTCTTCCCGAGGCTGCGCCGCCTTCTGGCGCTGAGGACCCTCAATCCTCAGCAGTTTCTCAAGCTCTGCCAGCTCCCGGCCCCGTTCCCCGTACAGCACCCAGCCTGGGCCTCGGGGTTCAGGCAGGCCGGAGGTTCCCTGGGCGCTCGGGGTCACCACCCCTGCttcacccctctctcccctcgGGGTCAGGTCCTGGAAAGAAACAGCGGCGTTGTCCCTGGCTTGTGAGTGGACCCCCACTTTGCAgggtcccccccctccccacgaTGGCAGGAAGTGACCTGTCTCCCCCAGCAGCCTCCCACCAGGTGGGCAAGCCACTCTTGTCCTGGGGACCCCGAGCACCTTGACTGTGAGCTCTGAGCCTCCTGGTTCCCCTGAGATGCCTCTGCTGCCAGTCCTCAGCTCTGGAAAAGGGACTGAGGGAGACAGACCcaagtgggtgtgtggggggagggctgagCATGCCCCTTCACACATCCCACCATAGCTCCCCAAACCAAGCCTAGGAGCCTCCACCACACTCAGGGAGGTGGCCTGGGGGGTGCCCTGGGGGCTTGAACTTGAAGGTGGCCAGAGGTCATCATCATTCCAGTCCCCTGGGGCAGGCCTCTCTAGACACTTTCACTTTATCCTGGGGTGCCCCTGCAGACCCAGAGAGAAGCCTGCTGTGCCCCGGCTGTGATGTTGCCTAGGAAACTCCCCCCAGGGGCCAGGAaggcacaaagggctggagcctaAGTCTGGCTCAGTGCCCCCATCGGATCCCTGATGgggagccccccccaaaaaagaaaagaaaatcctcttTAGGATCAAGTGACATCATGATATCCAGTACGGTAAACCACAGCATCTgaaagggggaggaaaagggctggagcaatagcacagagggtagggcgtttgccttgcaagcggccgactccggttcaattcccagcatcccacatggtcccctgagcactgccaggagtgattcctgagtgcagagccaggagtaacccctgtgcattgccgggtgtgacccaaaaactaaaaaataaataaaaggggcaggaaggaaaaggaaataggggccagagccagagcacagtgggcggggcgctggccttgcacacggcccacctgggctcaatccccagcaccctgtagggtcccctgagtgcaccaggagtgatccctaagcacagagctagaagtaaaccctgagcactgcccgatgtggccccccaaagaggaaaagagatagtacctgtcatagaggcaggccaggGAGCCGGAAGGAAAATTGtgatattggtggagagaagtgagaGACTGATGTTTGAACATTATAAAACTGAagcaatcatgaataattttgttattCTGTAATTCATGAtccaattaagaaatatttttaatgagagaaaaatccccattattcttttttgtttgtttgccttcttCTGATGGTAAAAATTACATTCTAATTCAAGATATTAAATTGTAGGCCAGAGCCTGGCCTAAATGAAGTGCCCAAGTCTTTGTAAAGGACaataagcaatttaaaaaaaagggactggagcatagtacagcgggtagggtgtttgccttgcacgtggccgacccaggtttgattcctggcatcccatatggtcctctgagcactgccagggtgactcctgagtgcagagccaggagtaacccctgtgcattattaggtgtgaccccccaaaaaaagggggggctggagcgatagcacagcgggtagggcgtttgccttacactcggccaacccagtttcgatccccagcatcccatatagtcccctgagcactgccaggggtgattcctaagtgcagagccaggagtgacccctgtgcaccgccagttgtgacccaaaaagcaaaaaaaaaaaaaaaggagcggGTGTCACTCCAGCCTGGCCGAAGTGCaggaggacatttgtcttgcacaccctGAACTGTGTGCACAGAACCAGCCAAGGTGCGGGGTGCAGGACTCATATCTTGCACAAAGACAAACCCTGCACAGGCACCAGCCTCGCGGCCCTTTAGAACAGGAGCCCCAGGCCTGTTCTCGTGAAGAGAAGGCTGTGAAGAGTTTCTGAGCAAAGGTACTGAGAAGACGCCTCAGCCTTTAGATTTATGTGCCATCACGTGTGACAGTGACCTCACACCCCCGTCCCTTGTTCTTGGGGGCTGCCGTCCCCCGACGCCCAAGAAACCTGGAGAGACTTCTGTGTCCCTCAGGAAAGCTTCTCAGGCGTGGCCTCCTCTCTCCCGTGGAGCAGCCCCCAGCTGCCGGGAGCCCCTGAAGCCTGTGACTCCTTTGGTCTCTCTTGCCCGAGCGCCTCAGGAaagggggccagggctgggggccacatCTCTCTAGGCCGTACAAGCCCAGGGTCCGGCGTGAAGATGGCAATAAATAAGTGACATGGAGCAAGCATCTCATCCCTGACCCTGGGCAGCCAGGGACAGTCCCTCTGGGGACGCTCCTCCCCTCAAACTCCAGTTTAGCTTCTGTGTCCTGAGACAGCGGACGCCAATGGAAAGGTGTTAGAGAAtgatgggggtgctggagcgacagtacagcgggttgggcacttgtcttgcacgcagccgaactgcagctgacctgggttcgatccccggcatcccatacggtcccccaagcaccgccaggagtaattcctgagtgcagagccaggaggaacccctgagcatcgccgggtgtgacccaaaaagcaaaataaataaataaaaagtaaagggggtgttaataaaagaataagagaaaagaaaaaataagagtggGGGGAGGACTGGATATTGAGGCTGGACAGCTGGACATTGGGCTGAGCTCAGCCTTCTCTTTCTGCCACCCcgacccgggcctcctgcacttGGCTGCCCGGCTCTAGTCGGCATACCAGGTGTGGGCACTGCAGGCCGGCTCGCCCGTCTTGTGTCACTTCCGGTTTCTCCAGCATCTGCGCACTGGCCCCTGCAGGGATGCCACGGCAGCCTCAGAGGTGCCCTGGGCATATGACAGAGGTGCCCTGGGCATATGAGGGGGCCGAGCGGTCTCCgcccatctctcaggccccacccACAGCTGGATCCCAGCAGCGGGAGAGAgcttgcgtgcgtgcgtgcgtgcgtgcgtgcgtgcgtgtgtgtgtgtgtgtgtgtgtgtgtgtgtgtgtttcagggacTTTAAGGCTACAGATAAGTGAGGGACTAagaggggccctggggcaggTTCTGGAAGGAGACAGGGAGCAGCGTGTCTGCAGAACCCCGGGAGGGAGACTCACCCCTCTGGAAACGGACAGCCATGGCTCGGGGAGTCCGCGGCTTGTGGCGAGGGGCGCAGCCCAGAACTCTGGaaggggttggggcaggggggctTGTCCACTGTGTCCTGCTGCCGTCTGGCGGGCACCGTCTCGGGTGGTCCTgatgcctccccaccccacgcctATGCTCGGGAATGTGATCTCCTCCCGCCCACCCAGCAGGAGCTGGGAAGTGGGTCCCGGCTGCCCCCTGGAGCCCTGCTGTCTGGCCGGCCATGAGGGCTGGGCTTCCTGGGTGCTCCCCACCGACACGCCCGTCCTCCTGGGTGGGGAGAGGCCTGTGGCTGGCGCTGCTCTGGGTCCCAGGCTCAGGCCGCTCCCGGCCTACCCGCCTTGCTCGCTGCAGCTGTGGCTCACGCCTCGGACTCCCGCAAGTTGGTGTAACCCTGAGAACGTTCATTGTGGGGGTGTGTGACAGCACCCCTGGAAGGAGCTGGCCTGGGGACAGGGCAGTGCCGCCCTGTGACACTGGATGAGCCCAGTGGCCCCCGCAGCTGAGCACTGCCTCGTGCTGCCACTGCAGACACAGGCTGGCAGCGTAGACCCTGTCCCCTGGGGTCCCCGTCCATCTGGGGCCCCCTCCACCTGGTCCCTACCCCCCAGATCCCTTCCACCTGGATCCTGTCTATCTGCCTCCAAAGCCCACACCCCTCGTGCCCCCACGCACCCCAC
The nucleotide sequence above comes from Sorex araneus isolate mSorAra2 chromosome 1, mSorAra2.pri, whole genome shotgun sequence. Encoded proteins:
- the LOC129402489 gene encoding collagen alpha-1(III) chain-like gives rise to the protein MPRCLRLPCSAQQALALYQHLFGCPAGLGQLQAALQQVPESRACPPGLELPITLLAMEQSRWAQEQLLWDLELLTGAGLGLFWPPQAHSSSLWGRGVRSWWDEPPGSTVGGPERRVPFPELRTGSRGISGEPGGSELTVKVLGVPRTRVACPPGGRLLGETGHFLPSWGGGGPCKVGVHSQARDNAAVSFQDLTPRGERGEAGVVTPSAQGTSGLPEPRGPGWVLYGERGRELAELEKLLRIEGPQRQKAAQPREETPERPRGEVSGGQSGEDPRGESPRTGALPEPTPQGQEESLSSGGRASRAQEEGDSLDTRGHSGSSPGERTPQPGGRESPGPRGRTTPPLLPGQEPGPAQEGAGGPHSARCPGAATRAARRAGDSELREGPESAGSPAREEGGEAGAPEPPRAPRAAWTRAPGVSAAQQESALQRLLELHRAARRRRGREREQQRLRVLEGLRIARNRRCRVHPLGPPLQQAQLPLQEDAAGQRRALREQLQQVHLERTRRLWTQGARNTQNFQQLLCPSSTSEPELLDPQKEMGALQRNT
- the ATP6V1FNB gene encoding protein ATP6V1FNB; amino-acid sequence: MARVLFMDTVRQNFWKEEYQKEKASRCDWYRKYGPMVKARQKARAAARLPLRLPVLPPQKPPSPSPAPKAAPEKVPSAVQAAPPLQSEMRPVPPAVRALLYEGISHDNQGRRLYLSTRSQELPERRYHLPITTSFTYGWQLGPVEKREKISCKMCRLESFFRKNGAFAFLDPQDLAL